The region ATATGCTAATAATTAATGTGTAGCATATATACATCAGTAAATTAAAATACTTAAGTTAAGTGCACacatatacatacatacatatatagcTTAATCTAGTCTTCTACTATTATTTCATAATTGGTGTAtatatcttcttctttttttttaacaaaggtGTATATATCATTTGTCCTATTCATTTGTCTTATGCAACGATGTGTTCCTCTCTGTATACAACATGACCGaattccagaaaaaaaaaagagatcatctatcacatctagTTGACCAAAGCCTGCTTAATTAGTATGATATCTTGTTTACTTGGATGTTCTGTCAAACTTAAGCCTTAATTAATCATATTAAGTTAAAGTTCTCTATGCTTGAATGATAATAGTCAATCTATAAAATAAACAGAGCATGCAGACTAAACAGGACCGGGATACAAGAACATGTATAACTGcattttgtgttttatttacaTTTGTCTCTAGCGGAAACTAGTTAAATGTGCTTATGCGTATGTCTTGTGCGATATATCCTCTAAACAAAGGCACAAAACTTAGAGCCGATTGATTAATTGCCTCATTATTCAATCAATTATTCATTTCTAAAAAGCATAAAATAGATATATTTAAGTTTGAAATACAAAATAAGAAGTTTAACTCTTTACTCTTTAGACAAGTGATTGAAATTCGATTATAAACTCTTACAAATGGAAaagtttattttattaattccCCATTGCTTAGTACACTAACACAGTGAAACAAAAGATTAGACTCACGCCTTATGGGATATCTTAGTTAACAccacaataaaaaattaagtctagaaaattatCTCAGGTTGTGTGGAGTGAGATATTGAATAGATACTTTATAattcttaatattaaatattgcaTATTTGTATATAATGCAATGTCCCTTAAATATTGACAAGATCGCCTCATAACTACCGAATTTTATCATCCAAACTTAGCTTCTCAGTTATGTACCTGTGAGGTTTCAAATATCCTAACTCGGTTACTTCACAAAGATAAATGCATAGAAATTAGAAGGTACACAACCTTCCGACTTTCAAACACACCAAAGCTCGGCCAGATGGCCCTCACTAGCAAGAACGACTTAGAGGAATAATATGGTAGAAGCTATCATGGGATGAACGTGAGCCATAACGCTCACTTGAATGTCATTAAATCGTCCAACAATATCCCTTCTTACTAACTTTGGGTGAAATAAAGAGTGAAGGGTGAAAGATTCAGAGTTTGAACTCTGAGGAGAGTCTAATTTACAaacattactaacaattaacattatCCTATAAAAAAACTCACATACGGATtttattgacttttttttttttggacgaGGATTTTGTGACCTAGGCTAGACACTTTCTAAGCTTGGTCAAATTCCAAGAATTTGGAGAAAACTATTCCCATAATTTTTTCTGTTCCATATTTTTGTTGTCAAAGCACCCATCACTCTAGTAAGAAGAAAGGATGATGATATCATGGAAACATGATGGGCTTGGGCAGATCCAATCAAAATAACCCATGAGCAGCTATGTTTGAACCAAGCCCACTTCACTTTTCTCCTCTGTCTAAGTTCAGTTTATAAACCAAATAGCAAAAAAAAAGCCCAGTTCAAAATCCATCTGGGCCAAACCaaaacaacacaacacaacacactatattataaataaaaaccCTAACCCTTGCTTCATCCCTTTCATTGAGCACTAGGGTTTGTAGCGAAGAGGCGCAGCCATAGCAAGAGCTTCTGAATTCAGCAATGGGTAATCTTCAATCCAGATcattccctctctctctctctgtgtgtGTATAGAATCGATAATCCCATTTCTGTGTGATTGAATCATggtttgtgttgttgttgttgtgcagCGAGGATCAAGGTTCATGAGTTGAGGCAGAAGAACAAGGCTGATCTGTTGAGTCAGCTGAAGGACCTCAAGGCCGAGCTCGCTTTGCTCCGTGTTGCTAAGGTCACCGGCGGTGCCCCCAACAAGCTCTCCAAGATGTAAACAATGATTCACTCTTAtagttttctctttctttcgtTCTGTGTGATGTGTTTGTGTTAATAATTTGAGTGTTTGATTGAATCATTTTGTGTTGCAGCAAGGTGGTGAGGTTGAACATTGCTCAGGTTCTGACTGTGATTTCTCAGAAGCAGAAAGCTGCTTTGAGGGAAGTTTACAAGAACAAGAAGTACTTGCCCCTTGATCTGCGCCCAAAGAAGACCAGGGCTATTCGCAGGAGGCTTACCAAGCATCAGGTAGAAATTATTGCTTTCTGTTGATTTATTCTCAAGTATTTGTATGTGCTATCTGGGTTGTTAATAATATATCTGCTGAATGGATCATATGGCTTCTAATGTGTAGAGGGTATGCTGTGTTGAATTAATATATCCCTTGTTAATGAATTACTGCCTTCAGATGAGGACATTTTGAGGAAATTTACCATGATTAGGATTTCTACTTAGTCCATGTTTCATGTTTGTTAacccttctacaattgattctgtgtttcagaatcaattttagtGAGAAGCTTCtgtttcagaatcaattttagtGAGAAGCTTCTATGTTTAAGAATTGTGTTTCAGAAGAAGCTCGTCCAAACATTATCAATAAGAGCTTATTTAGTGTTTTTTTCAAGCAGATAAGCTTCAATTTGCTCTAATAAGCTGGTATCCAGACAGGCCCCTTATGTCAAAGCCTTTCTGCTTCCTGAAAcaagtttttcttttgttcaatTTTGTTAGGAACAAACTTAACTCCTGAATTCTTCCATGATCTTGTTTTCTCGAATGGTAACTATTGTGAGAAATGAAGGAATACTGCTGGAATGATCTGTTTTATTAT is a window of Lotus japonicus ecotype B-129 chromosome 5, LjGifu_v1.2 DNA encoding:
- the LOC130720643 gene encoding 60S ribosomal protein L35-like; the encoded protein is MARIKVHELRQKNKADLLSQLKDLKAELALLRVAKVTGGAPNKLSKIKVVRLNIAQVLTVISQKQKAALREVYKNKKYLPLDLRPKKTRAIRRRLTKHQASLKTEREKKKETYFPMRKFAIKV